Proteins co-encoded in one Dehalogenimonas sp. WBC-2 genomic window:
- a CDS encoding two-component response regulator, producing MGKRVLVVDDNENNLTLEKDLLEVGGFEVFIAENAADGIVIARKEKPDIIVMDVRLPDMRGTEAALIIRQDKGTCCTPIVFVTASVMVEGREAISSITNSGFIGKPINTRTFAKEILGFIK from the coding sequence ATGGGGAAAAGAGTATTGGTTGTTGATGATAACGAAAACAATCTGACACTAGAAAAAGATCTGCTGGAGGTCGGCGGCTTTGAGGTATTTATAGCTGAGAATGCTGCCGATGGAATTGTCATAGCCAGGAAAGAAAAGCCGGATATTATCGTTATGGACGTGCGGCTTCCCGATATGCGCGGTACCGAGGCGGCGTTGATAATACGCCAGGACAAAGGTACATGTTGTACTCCCATTGTTTTTGTGACCGCCTCTGTAATGGTAGAAGGCAGAGAAGCGATAAGCTCCATAACTAATAGCGGCTTCATAGGCAAGCCCATAAATACGCGCACCTTTGCTAAAGAAATCCTCGGATTTATAAAGTGA
- a CDS encoding sensory transduction histidine kinase, translated as MPRGKTATTSQSLEYAESIIDTVREPLVVLDQDLRVVSASRSFYEVFKVIPDETVGQLIYDLGNRQWDIPRLRELLETILPEKASFDDFEVEHDFVGIGRRTMLLNARRIPRPPQKLKVILLAIEDITNRKSAEESYLSLAAIVNTSIDGIIGKTLEGEVISWNKGAEKILGYTEKEMQGKNISRLAPPGYKREIRNQLKRLGTGERIQNFETKRVRKDGVVIDISLTLSSIRDKAGNIYGVSAIMHDITEQKKAKQLLTVSEYSESIINTVREPLIVLDQDLRVVIVSRSFYEFFKVRPEETVGQLIYDLGNKQWNIPKLRELLETILPLKTTFDNYEVEHNFATIGRRTMLLNARQIERGMGKERTILLAIEDVTERKEIEAGLEKTRKELEVIKKSADETWEFAESVINTVREPLISLDQDLRVVTVSRSFYEFFKVKPEETVGQLIYDLGNKQWNIPKLRELLETILPLKTTFDNYEVEHNFATIGRRTMLLNARQIERGMGKERTILLAIEDITKRKEIEEGLEKAHEDLTELAAELERTARVKSEFLANMSHELRTPLNSINGFSEVLYDETFGPLNEKQKQYVNNVLTSGKHLLLLINQILDMAKVEAGKMKLSLSCLPMKNLLNEISMLVADMVTKKQIEMTLEIAHDLPDIEADELKVKEILYNLLSNAVKFTQEGGKIGMRARKVGSKIEIVVWDTGVGIASENMGKIFEGFFRVDTPYSRVTEGTGLGLPLSQKLVELHSGKLSLESEGLGKGTLVRFTLPIVSRKVA; from the coding sequence ATGCCCCGGGGAAAAACTGCTACCACATCCCAGTCCCTTGAATATGCCGAGAGCATCATCGACACCGTACGTGAACCCTTGGTTGTTCTGGACCAAGATTTAAGGGTAGTTTCAGCCAGCCGATCCTTCTATGAAGTCTTCAAGGTCATACCCGATGAGACCGTAGGGCAGCTTATATATGACCTTGGAAACCGCCAATGGGATATACCCAGGTTACGGGAATTGCTGGAAACCATCCTTCCCGAAAAAGCAAGCTTTGATGACTTTGAGGTGGAACACGATTTTGTCGGCATTGGCAGACGCACTATGCTGTTAAATGCCCGCAGAATCCCCAGGCCACCGCAGAAGCTAAAAGTTATTCTCTTGGCTATCGAAGATATCACTAATCGCAAGAGCGCGGAAGAATCTTATCTTAGTTTAGCCGCAATCGTTAACACATCTATTGATGGTATTATTGGCAAAACGCTCGAGGGTGAAGTCATTAGTTGGAATAAGGGGGCTGAAAAAATACTGGGTTACACCGAAAAGGAGATGCAGGGGAAAAATATCTCGCGCCTGGCTCCTCCCGGATACAAAAGGGAAATACGTAACCAGCTAAAAAGGCTGGGCACCGGAGAACGGATCCAAAACTTCGAAACCAAACGCGTGCGCAAGGATGGAGTGGTGATTGATATTTCTCTGACCCTTTCATCAATCAGGGACAAGGCCGGAAATATATATGGTGTGTCGGCCATCATGCATGACATAACCGAACAAAAAAAGGCCAAGCAATTATTGACAGTCAGCGAGTACTCCGAGAGCATCATAAACACCGTACGTGAACCGTTAATCGTTCTGGACCAGGATTTACGGGTAGTCATTGTTAGCCGATCCTTCTATGAGTTCTTTAAGGTCAGGCCAGAAGAAACCGTGGGACAACTCATCTATGACCTCGGCAATAAACAGTGGAATATACCAAAGCTAAGGGAACTGCTGGAGACTATCCTGCCCCTAAAAACAACCTTTGATAACTATGAAGTTGAACACAATTTTGCCACCATCGGACGTCGCACGATGTTGCTTAACGCCCGGCAAATCGAACGGGGAATGGGTAAGGAACGAACCATCCTGCTGGCTATTGAGGATGTCACAGAGCGTAAAGAGATAGAGGCTGGCCTCGAAAAGACGCGTAAGGAACTGGAGGTTATTAAAAAGTCCGCAGATGAAACTTGGGAATTCGCCGAGAGTGTTATCAACACTGTGCGTGAGCCTTTGATTTCTCTAGATCAGGACCTCAGGGTAGTTACCGTCAGCCGCTCCTTCTATGAGTTTTTCAAAGTCAAGCCAGAAGAAACCGTGGGACAACTCATCTATGACCTCGGCAATAAACAGTGGAATATCCCAAAGCTAAGGGAACTGCTGGAGACTATCCTGCCCCTAAAAACAACCTTTGATAACTATGAGGTTGAACACAACTTTGCCACCATCGGACGTCGCACAATGTTGCTTAATGCACGTCAAATTGAACGGGGAATGGGTAAGGAACGAACCATCCTGCTGGCTATTGAGGATATCACTAAGCGCAAGGAGATAGAAGAGGGGCTCGAAAAAGCGCATGAAGATTTGACGGAATTGGCTGCCGAATTGGAACGTACTGCCCGTGTAAAATCTGAATTTCTGGCGAATATGTCGCATGAACTCAGAACTCCGCTTAATTCAATCAACGGTTTCTCCGAAGTGTTGTACGATGAAACGTTCGGACCGCTTAACGAAAAGCAGAAGCAATACGTTAATAATGTCTTAACCAGCGGCAAACACCTGCTGCTGTTGATAAACCAAATTTTGGATATGGCCAAGGTTGAAGCCGGCAAAATGAAGCTGTCATTATCCTGCTTACCCATGAAAAACTTGTTAAACGAGATTTCCATGCTGGTAGCGGATATGGTCACTAAAAAGCAGATTGAAATGACACTTGAAATAGCCCATGATCTGCCAGATATTGAGGCGGATGAGCTCAAGGTAAAGGAGATACTCTACAACCTGCTTTCAAATGCAGTCAAGTTCACCCAAGAAGGTGGAAAGATTGGCATGCGGGCCAGGAAAGTTGGTTCTAAAATAGAAATAGTAGTCTGGGACACCGGGGTTGGTATCGCATCTGAAAACATGGGGAAAATATTTGAAGGCTTTTTCCGTGTCGATACCCCATATTCCCGGGTAACCGAGGGCACGGGACTCGGTTTGCCGCTGTCGCAAAAACTGGTTGAACTGCACAGCGGTAAGCTTTCTTTAGAATCAGAGGGGCTGGGCAAAGGCACGCTGGTTCGCTTTACTCTGCCCATCGTATCCAGGAAGGTGGCGTAA
- a CDS encoding response regulator encodes MVVIMKSHNQKKDKPVILAVDDRPQNIELLEAFLIPQGYEIIKAANGEEALGKLSTNQVDLILLDVMMPGMDGFEVIRRVRQSTTNCLIPIILITALRETIDRVKGIEAGCDDFISKPFDKMELLARVRSLLKVKAYNDLMNSYQEELESEVRKRTEELNRALERIKAASLDTIFRLSMAAEYKNHDNIHIKRVSSYCVAIARHMGLNTNIIESILYAAPMLDLGKIGIPDAIMLKPVKLDPLEWEIMKLHTVIGAKILHGSDAEFISLGETMALSHHEKWDGSGYPNRLKGKEIPIAARIAAVADAFDALISKRPYKEPLSFEKSLSIIKEGEGSHFDPDVVDAFFAIQAEILSITKQNGEDDQQAFDIPELKALLRQYYFRPNPNCD; translated from the coding sequence ATGGTTGTCATAATGAAAAGCCACAATCAAAAAAAAGACAAGCCGGTTATCCTGGCAGTAGATGATCGACCTCAGAACATTGAATTGCTTGAGGCTTTCCTCATTCCGCAGGGTTATGAAATTATCAAGGCGGCAAACGGTGAGGAAGCTCTGGGAAAGCTTTCGACTAATCAAGTAGACCTTATTCTGTTGGACGTAATGATGCCCGGCATGGATGGATTTGAAGTTATCCGCAGGGTCAGGCAAAGCACCACAAATTGTTTGATTCCCATAATCTTGATTACCGCGTTGCGGGAAACCATAGACAGGGTAAAGGGAATTGAAGCTGGTTGTGATGACTTCATTTCAAAACCGTTTGACAAGATGGAGCTTTTGGCCCGGGTACGGTCTTTACTGAAAGTAAAAGCCTACAATGATTTGATGAATAGTTATCAAGAAGAACTTGAGTCTGAGGTAAGAAAAAGAACCGAGGAATTGAATCGAGCCTTGGAGAGGATTAAAGCAGCTTCACTTGATACAATTTTCCGTCTTTCTATGGCCGCTGAATATAAAAACCATGACAACATACATATCAAACGGGTAAGTAGCTATTGCGTTGCCATAGCGCGCCATATGGGACTAAACACGAATATTATCGAGAGTATTCTTTATGCGGCACCCATGCTTGACCTGGGGAAAATCGGTATACCCGATGCGATAATGTTGAAACCAGTCAAGCTCGACCCATTGGAATGGGAAATAATGAAGCTGCATACAGTCATCGGAGCCAAAATCCTCCATGGTTCAGACGCAGAATTCATAAGTTTAGGGGAGACGATGGCCTTGAGCCACCACGAAAAGTGGGATGGAAGTGGTTATCCAAACAGGCTGAAAGGTAAAGAAATACCAATCGCAGCCCGCATAGCTGCAGTCGCAGATGCATTTGATGCATTAATCTCGAAGCGGCCTTATAAAGAACCATTATCTTTTGAGAAGTCATTGTCCATTATCAAAGAAGGGGAGGGAAGCCATTTTGATCCAGATGTGGTGGACGCTTTCTTCGCAATTCAAGCAGAGATACTGTCTATAACGAAACAAAACGGTGAGGATGATCAACAGGCTTTTGATATTCCAGAACTCAAAGCTCTGCTACGGCAATATTACTTCAGACCAAACCCAAATTGTGATTAA
- a CDS encoding threonyl-tRNA synthetase, which yields MEHSLSQLEIIRHSAAHILAQAVISIFPNAKLGIGPAIDTGFYYDFDLPRPLLPDDLPIIEARMTEIVKQNLPFIREVVTRAQAENIFADQPYKLELISELPESEEITVYRNGDFVDFCRGPHVSHTARVKAFKLLSIAGAYWRGDEKRQMLQRIYGTAFPNRSDLDEYLTSLAEAEARDHRRINKQLNLFITPEEVGGGLVIYGPKAGRIRTAVEEFWRREHYNNGYELLYTPHIGRSTLWETSGHLQNYKEIMYSPMDIDGQDYYVKPMNCPFHIMFYKSQVHSYRDLPARWAELGTVYRYERSGVLHGLLRVRGFTQDDAHIICAPDQIEHEISEVLRFSFHMWRTFGFTDLQLYLATRPEKAFGTEEQWKPASDALRRVMDAQGIDYKIDEGGGAFYGPKIDIKVRDALGREWQMTTIQFDFNLPERFDMVYIGQDGQEHRPYMVHRALLGSWERFFGLLIEHYAGAFPVWLHPVQVAVLPIADRHLEYAAKITSELKSAGVRVTLDDRSETVNQKIRQSQMEKIPCMLVIGDKEVTNNTVAVRLRTGEQKFGISYDLFKESLLKTIEQRLCDLLL from the coding sequence ATGGAACACTCTCTTTCGCAACTTGAAATTATCCGTCATTCAGCGGCTCACATCCTGGCACAGGCGGTTATTTCAATTTTTCCAAATGCCAAACTCGGCATCGGGCCAGCTATTGACACCGGCTTTTACTATGATTTTGATCTGCCCCGTCCTCTGTTACCGGATGATTTACCTATCATCGAAGCCCGTATGACCGAGATAGTCAAACAGAATCTGCCATTTATCAGGGAAGTAGTTACCAGAGCCCAAGCTGAAAATATTTTTGCTGACCAGCCGTATAAATTGGAACTGATCTCCGAATTACCGGAGAGTGAAGAAATTACAGTGTATAGAAACGGCGATTTCGTAGATTTTTGCCGCGGCCCTCACGTTTCCCATACCGCCCGAGTCAAGGCCTTTAAATTGTTATCCATTGCAGGCGCATATTGGAGAGGCGATGAAAAGCGTCAGATGCTGCAGCGGATTTACGGTACCGCTTTTCCGAACCGGAGCGATCTCGACGAATATCTAACCAGTTTGGCCGAAGCCGAAGCCAGAGATCATCGCCGAATCAACAAACAGCTTAATTTGTTTATAACGCCGGAAGAGGTCGGTGGCGGGCTCGTTATATATGGCCCAAAAGCCGGACGAATACGTACCGCTGTTGAGGAATTCTGGCGCCGGGAACACTATAACAACGGTTACGAATTACTGTATACTCCGCATATCGGACGCTCGACGCTGTGGGAAACTTCTGGTCACCTTCAAAACTACAAAGAAATAATGTACTCTCCGATGGACATCGACGGACAAGATTACTACGTTAAGCCCATGAATTGTCCGTTTCATATCATGTTTTATAAATCCCAGGTCCATTCCTACCGGGATCTTCCGGCCCGATGGGCAGAATTAGGCACGGTGTACCGCTATGAACGAAGCGGGGTCCTTCACGGCCTGCTGCGGGTCAGGGGCTTTACCCAGGACGATGCACACATTATCTGCGCGCCCGATCAGATCGAACACGAAATAAGTGAAGTTCTGCGCTTCTCCTTCCATATGTGGCGCACCTTTGGTTTCACCGATCTTCAGCTCTATTTAGCTACGCGGCCAGAAAAAGCCTTTGGTACGGAGGAACAATGGAAACCTGCCTCCGATGCTTTACGAAGAGTTATGGATGCGCAGGGGATTGATTATAAAATCGATGAGGGTGGAGGAGCTTTTTACGGTCCCAAGATCGATATCAAAGTGCGCGACGCGCTAGGCCGCGAGTGGCAGATGACCACCATCCAATTTGATTTCAACCTACCCGAGCGTTTCGACATGGTTTATATCGGTCAGGACGGGCAAGAACACAGGCCATACATGGTGCATCGCGCTCTGCTAGGTTCATGGGAAAGGTTCTTCGGCCTACTTATAGAACATTACGCCGGTGCTTTCCCCGTATGGCTCCATCCGGTCCAGGTAGCTGTGCTGCCCATCGCCGACCGCCATCTGGAATACGCCGCCAAGATTACCTCTGAACTCAAATCAGCAGGAGTCCGGGTGACGCTGGATGACCGTTCAGAAACGGTCAATCAAAAAATACGCCAGTCCCAAATGGAGAAAATACCTTGCATGCTGGTCATCGGTGATAAAGAAGTAACGAACAACACTGTAGCAGTAAGGCTGCGCACAGGTGAGCAGAAATTTGGCATCTCATACGATCTCTTTAAAGAAAGCTTACTGAAAACGATAGAACAACGCCTCTGTGATTTGCTTCTTTAG
- a CDS encoding translation initiation factor 3 → MLTVAQAKDLARRGNLDLVEVAPTSVPPVCRLMDYGKYRYEQTKKEREAKKGQKLSLLKEIRLRPKIGIHDYEAKVRSVRKQLEDGDKVKLTIMFRGREITHSELGIKILKRAAEDLSDIALVEGQPTLLGSRIHLMLVPKPGAKPKSKEGQTENAEDKDA, encoded by the coding sequence GTGTTAACAGTAGCACAAGCTAAAGATTTAGCCCGCCGCGGTAATCTTGATCTGGTTGAAGTAGCTCCCACTTCAGTCCCACCTGTGTGTCGACTGATGGACTATGGAAAATATCGCTATGAGCAGACAAAAAAAGAACGAGAGGCCAAAAAAGGCCAAAAATTATCGCTTTTGAAGGAAATCCGTCTTCGCCCAAAGATAGGCATTCATGATTATGAAGCTAAGGTGCGTAGCGTTAGAAAGCAATTAGAAGACGGCGACAAAGTAAAACTGACTATAATGTTCCGTGGACGAGAGATTACTCATTCAGAGTTAGGCATTAAGATATTGAAGCGAGCTGCGGAGGATCTTTCGGATATTGCTTTAGTGGAAGGACAACCGACGCTCCTTGGCTCACGCATACATCTTATGCTGGTTCCCAAGCCGGGCGCCAAACCAAAATCAAAGGAAGGACAAACCGAAAATGCCGAAGATAAAGACGCATAA
- the rplT gene encoding 50S ribosomal protein L20, which translates to MTRIKGGVATKKRHKAVLELTKGHRGQRNHNFRRAKESLTHALSYAHAHRRDRKGDFRRLWIARINAATRLNGMTYSQFIAGLAKADVTLNRKVLADLAITQPAAFADLVKKAQN; encoded by the coding sequence ATGACACGTATTAAAGGTGGAGTCGCCACTAAAAAACGACATAAAGCAGTACTTGAACTAACAAAGGGTCACCGCGGCCAACGAAATCACAATTTTCGTCGTGCTAAAGAAAGTTTGACTCATGCCTTGTCTTACGCCCACGCCCACCGACGTGACCGCAAGGGAGATTTCCGTCGTTTATGGATCGCCCGTATCAATGCCGCCACCAGATTAAATGGCATGACTTATAGCCAGTTTATTGCTGGTCTGGCTAAAGCCGACGTAACTCTTAACCGTAAGGTGTTAGCAGATTTAGCCATTACCCAACCTGCCGCTTTTGCTGACTTGGTTAAAAAAGCTCAGAACTAG